A single region of the Salvia miltiorrhiza cultivar Shanhuang (shh) chromosome 8, IMPLAD_Smil_shh, whole genome shotgun sequence genome encodes:
- the LOC131001529 gene encoding uncharacterized protein LOC131001529 isoform X1, translating to MDVERSSLCNCVVNFLLEENYLLSAFELLHELLEDGRDNHAIRLKEFFSDPTQFPPDQISRFNSLRVADPQSLFEEKESLEEKLAVREYELRLAQEDIVNLKTELLKKAETTVDESRDPNVNTTANNGLVSKPIYRDISSSDLGPLKDNERLDINCAVKEYLLLAGYRLTAMTFYEEVTDQNLDVWQNSSACVPDALRHYYYQYLSSAGDAAVEKIVMLRENESLLKENERLQSDIQSLSKAKEMSDAQVMSLTKSLEVLQKDIKEKANTVRGLKKTLKSQRKELDDCRAEITSLKMLIEGARSGNMLLEADSEPAQSLARSNNDDMRPLPNKLDMSKANISLNTGLDPVRTDVGIEGEADIVKEAQCDDNETSAVDSLAGLTIADTDMTGKQKFDDAISITDTIPEDLLTPQCESGSAGKNENICEDNGTPSLGTDSLVIRSHKLDAELHTEKMGVGTIQILSDALPKIVPYVLINHREELLPLIMCAIERHPDSATRDSLTHTLFNLIKRPDEQQRRIIMDACVTLAKNVGELRTETELLPQCWEQISHMYEERRLLVAQSCGELAEFVRPEIRDSLILSIVQQLMEDSATVVREAAAHNLALLLALFPNTDKYFKVEEMMFQLVCDPSGIVVDTTKKDLVPALINWGNKLDHILQVLLSHILGSAQRCPPLSGVEGSIESQLHVLGERERWNIDVLLRLLAELLPYVHKKVVETCPFSSVSDSTGISFMPSLLEQYAEGQVEWPAFDWLLTECFPNLIQLCSLLPQKEDNLRIRVTKFLLEVVDHFGEPFLTHILLPLFLVAVGNDADLKSFPPKARLKIRGLAPKSAFSQRLATMCVLPLLLAGILGQPSKRDNLTVYLRNMLIQRSREDSLPANHEIINSVRFLCTFEENHSIVFNILWEMIASSDEKLKISAANLLKVIVPYIDEKVASANVLPALVTLGSDQNLNVKYASIDAFGAVAQHFKSDVIVDKIRIQMDAFLEDGSHEATIAVVRALLVAVPHTTARLRDYLVSKIFQFTSSPSLSSDVTRRRERANACCEAIRALDAIDLAASTIRDFLLPAIQNLLKDTDALDPAHKEALEIIFKERSGGTLDAISKVMGTHLGLASMSSFFSESGLLGKKEMGDVGVPVPVAIENTIPQPPAEDTRFRRIMRAGFSDMLRGRTKGNDEVNPSE from the exons ATGGACGTAGAGAGATCTTCGCTCTGCAATTGTGTAGTGAATTTCTTGCTTGAAGAGAATTACTTGCTGTCGGCGTTCGAGCTTCTTCACGAGCTCCTCGAAGATGGCCGCGACAATCACGCTATTCGCCTCAAGGAATTCTTCTCCGATCCGACTCAATTTCCTCCCGATCAGATCTCCCGCTTCAACTCTCTACGAG TGGCAGATCCCCAGAGTCTATTTGAAGAAAAGGAATCGCTGGAAGAAAAATTGGCTGTCCGTGAATATGAACTTCGTTTAGCTCAAGAAGACATTGTTAACCTTAAGACTGAGTTGCTCAAGAAAGCTGAGACAACCGTGGATGAATCAAGAG ATCCAAATGTTAATACCACAGCAAATAATGGACTGGTTTCCAAACCGATATACAGGGACATCTCTTCGTCAGATTTGGGTCCTCTGAAGGATAATGAACGATTGGATATCAATTgtgcagtgaaggagtatctaTTATTGGCAGGATATCGTTTAACTGCAATGACATTTTACGAGGAG GTCACTGACCAGAATTTGGATGTTTGGCAAAACTCGTCTGCATGTGTACCAGATGCATTACGACATTATTATTACCAGTATCTTTCTTCTGCTGGTGATGCTGCTGTG GAGAAAATAGTGATGCTTCGAGAAAATGAATCTTTGCTCAAAGAAAATGAAAGGCTACAAAGTGATATACAGTCCTTGTCGAAAGCCAAAGAAATGTCAGATGCTCAAGTCATGTCATTGACAAAATCTTTGGAGGTGCTTCAGAAAGATATAAAGGAAAAAGCAAACACA GTCCGAGGTCTGAAGAAGACTTTGAAAAGTCAGAGAAAAGAACTAGATGATTGTAGAGCTGAAATAACTTCACTGAAAATGCTTATTGAAGGTGCTCGATCCGGAAACATGCTGTTGGAAGCAGACTCTGAACCTGCTCAATCACTTGCAAGGAGCAATAATGATGATATGAGACCTCTTCCGAATAAATTAGATATGTCAAAAGCCAACATTTCTTTGAATACAGGCCTTGATCCAGTGAGGACAGATGTAGGGATTGAGGGGGAAGCAGACATTGTTAAAGAGGCACAATGCGATGATAATGAAACATCTGCAGTTGATTCATTGGCTGGTTTAACTATTGCAGATACTGACATGACAGGAAAGCAGAAATTTGATGACGCAATTAGCATAACTGATACAATTCCAGAAGACTTATTAACTCCTCAATGTGAAAGTGGGTCTGCTGGGAAGAATGAAAATATTTGTGAGGACAATGGAACACCTTCCCTAGGAACAGATAGCCTCGTAATAAGGTCTCATAAACTTGATGCTGAATTACATACTGAAAAGATG GGAGTGGGAACTATTCAGATATTATCAGACGCTTTGCCTAAAATCGTACCTTATGTTCTAATCAACCATCGAGAG GAGCTTCTTCCTCTGATTATGTGTGCGATCGAGCGTCATCCTGACAGTGCAACACGAGACTCCTTGACTCACACATTATTTAATCTGATAAAGCGCCCTGATGAGCAGCAGAGACGGATTATAATGGAT GCTTGTGTTACTCTTGCCAAGAATGTAGGAGAGTTGAGAACAGAAACAGAATTGCTGCCCCAGTGTTGGGAACAA ATTAGTCACATGTATGAGGAGCGTAGGCTGCTTGTTGCTCAATCATGTGGTGAACTTGCAGAATTTGTAAGGCCAGAGATACGTGATTCGCTCATCTTGTCCATAGTGCAACAGCTCATGGAGGATTCTGCTACAGTTGTCAGGGAGGCTGCAGCTCATAACCTGGCTTTGTTGCTGGCGCTCTTCCCAAATACAGACAAATATTTCAAG gttgaggagatgatgtTTCAGTTGGTTTGTGATCCCTCTGGTATAGTTGTTGACACTACAAAAAAGGATTTAGTTCCTGCTCTCATAAATTGGGGAAACAAGCTGGACCATATTCTACAAGTTTTGCTCTCTCACATCTTGGGATCTGCTCAG CGCTGCCCTCCTCTTTCAGGGGTTGAGGGTTCCATTGAGTCACAACTTCATGTTTTAGGTGAAAGAGAACGTTGGAACATTGATGTTCTATTGAGGCTGCTTGCTGAACTACTTCCATATGTGCACAAGAAAGTTGTTGAGACTTGTCCTTTCTCTTCAGTTTCAGATTCTACAGGAATTTCTTTCATGCCATCTTTGCTCGAACAATATGCAGA GGGACAAGTGGAATGGCCAGCCTTTGATTGGTTGCTTACTGAATGCTTTCCTAATTTGATTCAGTTGTGCTCGTTATTGCCTCAGAAGGAAGATAATTTAAGAATCCGTGTTACGAAG TTTTTGCTGGAAGTGGTTGATCATTTTGGTGAACCTTTCTTGACGCACATCCTGCTGCCATTGTTCTTAGTTGCTGTTGGAAATGATGCTGATTTAAAATCATTCCCACCTAAAGCCAGGTTAAAAATTAGAG gTTTGGCGCCTAAATCTGCATTTTCTCAGAGACTTGCTACAATGTGTGTCCTACCGCTTCTCCTGGCAGGCATACTAGGACAACCAAGCAAACGTGACAACCTAACAGTGTACTTGAGGAATATGCTGATTCAAAGATCTAGGGAGGATAGTCTGCCTGCAAATCATGAGATTATCAATTCAGTTCGTTTCCTTTG TACCTTTGAAGAGAATCACAGTATAGTATTTAACATCTTATGGGAGATGATTGCAAGTTCCGATGAAAAGTTGAAAATCAGTGCTGCCAATCTTCTGAAAGTCATC GTACCATATATTGATGAAAAGGTTGCCTCAGCTAATGTTTTACCTGCCCTTGTGACTCTTGGTTCGGACCAAAATCTGAATGTAAAATATGCCAGCATTGATGCATTTGGTGCTGTAGCACAACATTTTAAGAGTGATGTG ATTGTCGACAAGATACGCATTCAGATGGATGCTTTCCTTGAAGATGGATCTCATGAGGCTACCATTGCTGTGGTTCGTGCACTTTTGGTGGCTGTGCCACATACAACGGCTAGGCTGCGGGATTAT CTAGTATCCAAGATTTTTCAGTTCACATCATCACCATCCCTTTCAAGTGATGTAACACGGCGTAGAGAGAGAGCTAATGCCTGCTGTGAAGCAATTCGTGCTCTTGATGCAATAG ATCTTGCAGCATCGACTATCAGGGATTTCCTACTCCCTGCAATTCAAAATCTATTAAAAGATACTGATGCGCTTGATCCAGCTCATAAGGAAGCTCTGGAAATCATATTCAAGGAAAGATCGGGTGGAACGTTGGATGCTATTAGTAAGGTGATGGGCACTCATCTGGGGCTTGCGTCAATGAGCAGTTTCTTCAGTGAAAGCGGGCTTCTTGGGAAGAAGGAAATGGGAGACGTAGGGGTTCCAGTGCCAGTCGCGATTGAGAACACAATTCCACAACCACCAGCGGAGGACACAAGATTTAGACGGATTATGAGGGCAGGTTTCTCCGATATGCTTCGAGGGAGAACTAAGGGCAACGATGAAGTTAATCCCAGCGAATGA
- the LOC131001529 gene encoding uncharacterized protein LOC131001529 isoform X2, with product MSCFQMIRLYQLVADPQSLFEEKESLEEKLAVREYELRLAQEDIVNLKTELLKKAETTVDESRDPNVNTTANNGLVSKPIYRDISSSDLGPLKDNERLDINCAVKEYLLLAGYRLTAMTFYEEVTDQNLDVWQNSSACVPDALRHYYYQYLSSAGDAAVEKIVMLRENESLLKENERLQSDIQSLSKAKEMSDAQVMSLTKSLEVLQKDIKEKANTVRGLKKTLKSQRKELDDCRAEITSLKMLIEGARSGNMLLEADSEPAQSLARSNNDDMRPLPNKLDMSKANISLNTGLDPVRTDVGIEGEADIVKEAQCDDNETSAVDSLAGLTIADTDMTGKQKFDDAISITDTIPEDLLTPQCESGSAGKNENICEDNGTPSLGTDSLVIRSHKLDAELHTEKMGVGTIQILSDALPKIVPYVLINHREELLPLIMCAIERHPDSATRDSLTHTLFNLIKRPDEQQRRIIMDACVTLAKNVGELRTETELLPQCWEQISHMYEERRLLVAQSCGELAEFVRPEIRDSLILSIVQQLMEDSATVVREAAAHNLALLLALFPNTDKYFKVEEMMFQLVCDPSGIVVDTTKKDLVPALINWGNKLDHILQVLLSHILGSAQRCPPLSGVEGSIESQLHVLGERERWNIDVLLRLLAELLPYVHKKVVETCPFSSVSDSTGISFMPSLLEQYAEGQVEWPAFDWLLTECFPNLIQLCSLLPQKEDNLRIRVTKFLLEVVDHFGEPFLTHILLPLFLVAVGNDADLKSFPPKARLKIRGLAPKSAFSQRLATMCVLPLLLAGILGQPSKRDNLTVYLRNMLIQRSREDSLPANHEIINSVRFLCTFEENHSIVFNILWEMIASSDEKLKISAANLLKVIVPYIDEKVASANVLPALVTLGSDQNLNVKYASIDAFGAVAQHFKSDVIVDKIRIQMDAFLEDGSHEATIAVVRALLVAVPHTTARLRDYLVSKIFQFTSSPSLSSDVTRRRERANACCEAIRALDAIDLAASTIRDFLLPAIQNLLKDTDALDPAHKEALEIIFKERSGGTLDAISKVMGTHLGLASMSSFFSESGLLGKKEMGDVGVPVPVAIENTIPQPPAEDTRFRRIMRAGFSDMLRGRTKGNDEVNPSE from the exons ATGAGCTGCTTCCAAATGATTCGACTATATCAATTAG TGGCAGATCCCCAGAGTCTATTTGAAGAAAAGGAATCGCTGGAAGAAAAATTGGCTGTCCGTGAATATGAACTTCGTTTAGCTCAAGAAGACATTGTTAACCTTAAGACTGAGTTGCTCAAGAAAGCTGAGACAACCGTGGATGAATCAAGAG ATCCAAATGTTAATACCACAGCAAATAATGGACTGGTTTCCAAACCGATATACAGGGACATCTCTTCGTCAGATTTGGGTCCTCTGAAGGATAATGAACGATTGGATATCAATTgtgcagtgaaggagtatctaTTATTGGCAGGATATCGTTTAACTGCAATGACATTTTACGAGGAG GTCACTGACCAGAATTTGGATGTTTGGCAAAACTCGTCTGCATGTGTACCAGATGCATTACGACATTATTATTACCAGTATCTTTCTTCTGCTGGTGATGCTGCTGTG GAGAAAATAGTGATGCTTCGAGAAAATGAATCTTTGCTCAAAGAAAATGAAAGGCTACAAAGTGATATACAGTCCTTGTCGAAAGCCAAAGAAATGTCAGATGCTCAAGTCATGTCATTGACAAAATCTTTGGAGGTGCTTCAGAAAGATATAAAGGAAAAAGCAAACACA GTCCGAGGTCTGAAGAAGACTTTGAAAAGTCAGAGAAAAGAACTAGATGATTGTAGAGCTGAAATAACTTCACTGAAAATGCTTATTGAAGGTGCTCGATCCGGAAACATGCTGTTGGAAGCAGACTCTGAACCTGCTCAATCACTTGCAAGGAGCAATAATGATGATATGAGACCTCTTCCGAATAAATTAGATATGTCAAAAGCCAACATTTCTTTGAATACAGGCCTTGATCCAGTGAGGACAGATGTAGGGATTGAGGGGGAAGCAGACATTGTTAAAGAGGCACAATGCGATGATAATGAAACATCTGCAGTTGATTCATTGGCTGGTTTAACTATTGCAGATACTGACATGACAGGAAAGCAGAAATTTGATGACGCAATTAGCATAACTGATACAATTCCAGAAGACTTATTAACTCCTCAATGTGAAAGTGGGTCTGCTGGGAAGAATGAAAATATTTGTGAGGACAATGGAACACCTTCCCTAGGAACAGATAGCCTCGTAATAAGGTCTCATAAACTTGATGCTGAATTACATACTGAAAAGATG GGAGTGGGAACTATTCAGATATTATCAGACGCTTTGCCTAAAATCGTACCTTATGTTCTAATCAACCATCGAGAG GAGCTTCTTCCTCTGATTATGTGTGCGATCGAGCGTCATCCTGACAGTGCAACACGAGACTCCTTGACTCACACATTATTTAATCTGATAAAGCGCCCTGATGAGCAGCAGAGACGGATTATAATGGAT GCTTGTGTTACTCTTGCCAAGAATGTAGGAGAGTTGAGAACAGAAACAGAATTGCTGCCCCAGTGTTGGGAACAA ATTAGTCACATGTATGAGGAGCGTAGGCTGCTTGTTGCTCAATCATGTGGTGAACTTGCAGAATTTGTAAGGCCAGAGATACGTGATTCGCTCATCTTGTCCATAGTGCAACAGCTCATGGAGGATTCTGCTACAGTTGTCAGGGAGGCTGCAGCTCATAACCTGGCTTTGTTGCTGGCGCTCTTCCCAAATACAGACAAATATTTCAAG gttgaggagatgatgtTTCAGTTGGTTTGTGATCCCTCTGGTATAGTTGTTGACACTACAAAAAAGGATTTAGTTCCTGCTCTCATAAATTGGGGAAACAAGCTGGACCATATTCTACAAGTTTTGCTCTCTCACATCTTGGGATCTGCTCAG CGCTGCCCTCCTCTTTCAGGGGTTGAGGGTTCCATTGAGTCACAACTTCATGTTTTAGGTGAAAGAGAACGTTGGAACATTGATGTTCTATTGAGGCTGCTTGCTGAACTACTTCCATATGTGCACAAGAAAGTTGTTGAGACTTGTCCTTTCTCTTCAGTTTCAGATTCTACAGGAATTTCTTTCATGCCATCTTTGCTCGAACAATATGCAGA GGGACAAGTGGAATGGCCAGCCTTTGATTGGTTGCTTACTGAATGCTTTCCTAATTTGATTCAGTTGTGCTCGTTATTGCCTCAGAAGGAAGATAATTTAAGAATCCGTGTTACGAAG TTTTTGCTGGAAGTGGTTGATCATTTTGGTGAACCTTTCTTGACGCACATCCTGCTGCCATTGTTCTTAGTTGCTGTTGGAAATGATGCTGATTTAAAATCATTCCCACCTAAAGCCAGGTTAAAAATTAGAG gTTTGGCGCCTAAATCTGCATTTTCTCAGAGACTTGCTACAATGTGTGTCCTACCGCTTCTCCTGGCAGGCATACTAGGACAACCAAGCAAACGTGACAACCTAACAGTGTACTTGAGGAATATGCTGATTCAAAGATCTAGGGAGGATAGTCTGCCTGCAAATCATGAGATTATCAATTCAGTTCGTTTCCTTTG TACCTTTGAAGAGAATCACAGTATAGTATTTAACATCTTATGGGAGATGATTGCAAGTTCCGATGAAAAGTTGAAAATCAGTGCTGCCAATCTTCTGAAAGTCATC GTACCATATATTGATGAAAAGGTTGCCTCAGCTAATGTTTTACCTGCCCTTGTGACTCTTGGTTCGGACCAAAATCTGAATGTAAAATATGCCAGCATTGATGCATTTGGTGCTGTAGCACAACATTTTAAGAGTGATGTG ATTGTCGACAAGATACGCATTCAGATGGATGCTTTCCTTGAAGATGGATCTCATGAGGCTACCATTGCTGTGGTTCGTGCACTTTTGGTGGCTGTGCCACATACAACGGCTAGGCTGCGGGATTAT CTAGTATCCAAGATTTTTCAGTTCACATCATCACCATCCCTTTCAAGTGATGTAACACGGCGTAGAGAGAGAGCTAATGCCTGCTGTGAAGCAATTCGTGCTCTTGATGCAATAG ATCTTGCAGCATCGACTATCAGGGATTTCCTACTCCCTGCAATTCAAAATCTATTAAAAGATACTGATGCGCTTGATCCAGCTCATAAGGAAGCTCTGGAAATCATATTCAAGGAAAGATCGGGTGGAACGTTGGATGCTATTAGTAAGGTGATGGGCACTCATCTGGGGCTTGCGTCAATGAGCAGTTTCTTCAGTGAAAGCGGGCTTCTTGGGAAGAAGGAAATGGGAGACGTAGGGGTTCCAGTGCCAGTCGCGATTGAGAACACAATTCCACAACCACCAGCGGAGGACACAAGATTTAGACGGATTATGAGGGCAGGTTTCTCCGATATGCTTCGAGGGAGAACTAAGGGCAACGATGAAGTTAATCCCAGCGAATGA
- the LOC131001529 gene encoding uncharacterized protein LOC131001529 isoform X3, with translation MTFYEEVTDQNLDVWQNSSACVPDALRHYYYQYLSSAGDAAVEKIVMLRENESLLKENERLQSDIQSLSKAKEMSDAQVMSLTKSLEVLQKDIKEKANTVRGLKKTLKSQRKELDDCRAEITSLKMLIEGARSGNMLLEADSEPAQSLARSNNDDMRPLPNKLDMSKANISLNTGLDPVRTDVGIEGEADIVKEAQCDDNETSAVDSLAGLTIADTDMTGKQKFDDAISITDTIPEDLLTPQCESGSAGKNENICEDNGTPSLGTDSLVIRSHKLDAELHTEKMGVGTIQILSDALPKIVPYVLINHREELLPLIMCAIERHPDSATRDSLTHTLFNLIKRPDEQQRRIIMDACVTLAKNVGELRTETELLPQCWEQISHMYEERRLLVAQSCGELAEFVRPEIRDSLILSIVQQLMEDSATVVREAAAHNLALLLALFPNTDKYFKVEEMMFQLVCDPSGIVVDTTKKDLVPALINWGNKLDHILQVLLSHILGSAQRCPPLSGVEGSIESQLHVLGERERWNIDVLLRLLAELLPYVHKKVVETCPFSSVSDSTGISFMPSLLEQYAEGQVEWPAFDWLLTECFPNLIQLCSLLPQKEDNLRIRVTKFLLEVVDHFGEPFLTHILLPLFLVAVGNDADLKSFPPKARLKIRGLAPKSAFSQRLATMCVLPLLLAGILGQPSKRDNLTVYLRNMLIQRSREDSLPANHEIINSVRFLCTFEENHSIVFNILWEMIASSDEKLKISAANLLKVIVPYIDEKVASANVLPALVTLGSDQNLNVKYASIDAFGAVAQHFKSDVIVDKIRIQMDAFLEDGSHEATIAVVRALLVAVPHTTARLRDYLVSKIFQFTSSPSLSSDVTRRRERANACCEAIRALDAIDLAASTIRDFLLPAIQNLLKDTDALDPAHKEALEIIFKERSGGTLDAISKVMGTHLGLASMSSFFSESGLLGKKEMGDVGVPVPVAIENTIPQPPAEDTRFRRIMRAGFSDMLRGRTKGNDEVNPSE, from the exons ATGACATTTTACGAGGAG GTCACTGACCAGAATTTGGATGTTTGGCAAAACTCGTCTGCATGTGTACCAGATGCATTACGACATTATTATTACCAGTATCTTTCTTCTGCTGGTGATGCTGCTGTG GAGAAAATAGTGATGCTTCGAGAAAATGAATCTTTGCTCAAAGAAAATGAAAGGCTACAAAGTGATATACAGTCCTTGTCGAAAGCCAAAGAAATGTCAGATGCTCAAGTCATGTCATTGACAAAATCTTTGGAGGTGCTTCAGAAAGATATAAAGGAAAAAGCAAACACA GTCCGAGGTCTGAAGAAGACTTTGAAAAGTCAGAGAAAAGAACTAGATGATTGTAGAGCTGAAATAACTTCACTGAAAATGCTTATTGAAGGTGCTCGATCCGGAAACATGCTGTTGGAAGCAGACTCTGAACCTGCTCAATCACTTGCAAGGAGCAATAATGATGATATGAGACCTCTTCCGAATAAATTAGATATGTCAAAAGCCAACATTTCTTTGAATACAGGCCTTGATCCAGTGAGGACAGATGTAGGGATTGAGGGGGAAGCAGACATTGTTAAAGAGGCACAATGCGATGATAATGAAACATCTGCAGTTGATTCATTGGCTGGTTTAACTATTGCAGATACTGACATGACAGGAAAGCAGAAATTTGATGACGCAATTAGCATAACTGATACAATTCCAGAAGACTTATTAACTCCTCAATGTGAAAGTGGGTCTGCTGGGAAGAATGAAAATATTTGTGAGGACAATGGAACACCTTCCCTAGGAACAGATAGCCTCGTAATAAGGTCTCATAAACTTGATGCTGAATTACATACTGAAAAGATG GGAGTGGGAACTATTCAGATATTATCAGACGCTTTGCCTAAAATCGTACCTTATGTTCTAATCAACCATCGAGAG GAGCTTCTTCCTCTGATTATGTGTGCGATCGAGCGTCATCCTGACAGTGCAACACGAGACTCCTTGACTCACACATTATTTAATCTGATAAAGCGCCCTGATGAGCAGCAGAGACGGATTATAATGGAT GCTTGTGTTACTCTTGCCAAGAATGTAGGAGAGTTGAGAACAGAAACAGAATTGCTGCCCCAGTGTTGGGAACAA ATTAGTCACATGTATGAGGAGCGTAGGCTGCTTGTTGCTCAATCATGTGGTGAACTTGCAGAATTTGTAAGGCCAGAGATACGTGATTCGCTCATCTTGTCCATAGTGCAACAGCTCATGGAGGATTCTGCTACAGTTGTCAGGGAGGCTGCAGCTCATAACCTGGCTTTGTTGCTGGCGCTCTTCCCAAATACAGACAAATATTTCAAG gttgaggagatgatgtTTCAGTTGGTTTGTGATCCCTCTGGTATAGTTGTTGACACTACAAAAAAGGATTTAGTTCCTGCTCTCATAAATTGGGGAAACAAGCTGGACCATATTCTACAAGTTTTGCTCTCTCACATCTTGGGATCTGCTCAG CGCTGCCCTCCTCTTTCAGGGGTTGAGGGTTCCATTGAGTCACAACTTCATGTTTTAGGTGAAAGAGAACGTTGGAACATTGATGTTCTATTGAGGCTGCTTGCTGAACTACTTCCATATGTGCACAAGAAAGTTGTTGAGACTTGTCCTTTCTCTTCAGTTTCAGATTCTACAGGAATTTCTTTCATGCCATCTTTGCTCGAACAATATGCAGA GGGACAAGTGGAATGGCCAGCCTTTGATTGGTTGCTTACTGAATGCTTTCCTAATTTGATTCAGTTGTGCTCGTTATTGCCTCAGAAGGAAGATAATTTAAGAATCCGTGTTACGAAG TTTTTGCTGGAAGTGGTTGATCATTTTGGTGAACCTTTCTTGACGCACATCCTGCTGCCATTGTTCTTAGTTGCTGTTGGAAATGATGCTGATTTAAAATCATTCCCACCTAAAGCCAGGTTAAAAATTAGAG gTTTGGCGCCTAAATCTGCATTTTCTCAGAGACTTGCTACAATGTGTGTCCTACCGCTTCTCCTGGCAGGCATACTAGGACAACCAAGCAAACGTGACAACCTAACAGTGTACTTGAGGAATATGCTGATTCAAAGATCTAGGGAGGATAGTCTGCCTGCAAATCATGAGATTATCAATTCAGTTCGTTTCCTTTG TACCTTTGAAGAGAATCACAGTATAGTATTTAACATCTTATGGGAGATGATTGCAAGTTCCGATGAAAAGTTGAAAATCAGTGCTGCCAATCTTCTGAAAGTCATC GTACCATATATTGATGAAAAGGTTGCCTCAGCTAATGTTTTACCTGCCCTTGTGACTCTTGGTTCGGACCAAAATCTGAATGTAAAATATGCCAGCATTGATGCATTTGGTGCTGTAGCACAACATTTTAAGAGTGATGTG ATTGTCGACAAGATACGCATTCAGATGGATGCTTTCCTTGAAGATGGATCTCATGAGGCTACCATTGCTGTGGTTCGTGCACTTTTGGTGGCTGTGCCACATACAACGGCTAGGCTGCGGGATTAT CTAGTATCCAAGATTTTTCAGTTCACATCATCACCATCCCTTTCAAGTGATGTAACACGGCGTAGAGAGAGAGCTAATGCCTGCTGTGAAGCAATTCGTGCTCTTGATGCAATAG ATCTTGCAGCATCGACTATCAGGGATTTCCTACTCCCTGCAATTCAAAATCTATTAAAAGATACTGATGCGCTTGATCCAGCTCATAAGGAAGCTCTGGAAATCATATTCAAGGAAAGATCGGGTGGAACGTTGGATGCTATTAGTAAGGTGATGGGCACTCATCTGGGGCTTGCGTCAATGAGCAGTTTCTTCAGTGAAAGCGGGCTTCTTGGGAAGAAGGAAATGGGAGACGTAGGGGTTCCAGTGCCAGTCGCGATTGAGAACACAATTCCACAACCACCAGCGGAGGACACAAGATTTAGACGGATTATGAGGGCAGGTTTCTCCGATATGCTTCGAGGGAGAACTAAGGGCAACGATGAAGTTAATCCCAGCGAATGA